Genomic DNA from Candidatus Terasakiella magnetica:
CTATGCCGTGTGATTGGTTTCCATCGCAGTGGTTTCTACGCATGGCTCAAGCAGCCCTTAAGTCAGCGTGCGATTGAAGACAAAAGGCTGTCAGGCTTGATTAAACAGTCGTGGCTTGAAAGTGGGACTTCTTATGGGTATCGCAACATTACCAAAGATTTGAGAGATTGGGGCGAAGTCTGTGGCAAACACCGAGTATATCGAATTATGAAAATTGAAGGTATCCGCTCACAACGCGGCTACAAGAGACA
This window encodes:
- a CDS encoding IS3 family transposase, which codes for LCRVIGFHRSGFYAWLKQPLSQRAIEDKRLSGLIKQSWLESGTSYGYRNITKDLRDWGEVCGKHRVYRIMKIEGIRSQRGYKR